In one window of Paraflavitalea soli DNA:
- a CDS encoding FMN-dependent NADH-azoreductase, whose protein sequence is MKNILHVTSSPRGEHSHSIRLANRIIDRLTARYPGSNVHINDTVAKNYIHLNAIHPVAYKTPESEHSPEQKETLYSSDLAVKELIQADIIVISIALYNFNIPSALKAWIDHVVRAGKTFSYQSGQAEGLLKGKKVYLAIASNGVYSDGPMKPYDFGEPYLRFILSFMGLTDITTYRVEGAGIPGIMETALEKGLESVAV, encoded by the coding sequence ATGAAGAACATCTTGCATGTCACCTCCAGCCCAAGAGGTGAACATTCCCATAGCATCAGGTTGGCCAACCGCATTATCGACCGGCTTACCGCCCGTTATCCCGGCAGCAATGTACATATCAACGATACGGTTGCAAAAAATTATATTCACCTCAATGCTATCCACCCGGTAGCGTACAAAACGCCGGAGTCGGAACATTCACCCGAACAAAAAGAAACTTTGTACAGCTCGGACCTGGCAGTAAAAGAATTGATACAGGCTGATATTATTGTTATCAGTATCGCCTTGTATAATTTTAACATTCCATCTGCACTCAAGGCCTGGATAGATCACGTAGTGCGGGCAGGCAAAACATTCAGCTACCAAAGCGGGCAAGCAGAAGGCCTGCTCAAAGGGAAGAAAGTATACCTCGCCATTGCTTCCAATGGGGTTTATTCGGATGGCCCCATGAAGCCTTATGATTTTGGGGAGCCTTATCTGCGGTTTATTCTTTCCTTTATGGGGCTTACAGATATTACTACCTACAGGGTGGAAGGAGCTGGCATTCCGGGGATTATGGAAACGGCCCTGGAGAAAGGATTGGAGAGCGTGGCAGTATAA
- a CDS encoding helix-turn-helix transcriptional regulator: MYFTSLPDHTRPGFDEALHFSKFRKHNIIFNAFSSNSHCDDHVGCLSFKTLLTGEEWYGINNYRLAVRPGQFLILNDEQNYSCSINNGEKAKVLSVFFKKEFATAVFQDTLNSEETLLDNPFNDDGKTLEFFQTLNDITPALQQQLMGLIAALDSSGYSENMVDEYLVFLLRYLIHTQKAASKQVKNVHALKANTRTEVYKRLCIARDILHSSYMDNPDLPAISALACLSVPQLVRQFKAVFHTTPHQYLTRIKLERAAELLKHTDKPVHEITWLCGFENVSAFCRAFKSAFGIQPLSFRKKGDQL; the protein is encoded by the coding sequence ATGTATTTTACCAGCCTTCCAGATCATACCAGGCCAGGATTTGATGAAGCCTTGCATTTCAGCAAATTCAGGAAACACAATATCATCTTCAATGCCTTCAGCAGCAATAGTCATTGTGATGATCATGTGGGTTGTCTTTCCTTTAAGACGCTGCTCACCGGCGAAGAATGGTATGGCATCAACAATTACCGGCTTGCGGTAAGGCCAGGGCAATTCCTGATCCTGAATGATGAGCAAAATTATTCCTGCAGTATTAATAATGGCGAGAAAGCAAAGGTACTCTCGGTCTTCTTCAAAAAGGAATTCGCCACTGCGGTATTCCAGGATACGCTGAACAGTGAAGAAACGTTGCTGGATAATCCTTTCAACGATGATGGCAAAACGCTTGAATTCTTTCAGACGCTCAACGATATAACGCCCGCATTGCAACAGCAGTTGATGGGCCTCATTGCTGCGCTGGACAGCAGTGGATATTCCGAAAATATGGTAGATGAGTACCTGGTCTTTTTATTACGCTACCTGATCCACACACAGAAAGCCGCGTCAAAGCAGGTTAAGAACGTACATGCCCTTAAAGCCAATACAAGGACGGAGGTATACAAACGACTATGCATTGCACGGGACATTTTGCACTCTTCCTATATGGACAATCCCGACCTGCCTGCGATCAGTGCGCTCGCCTGCCTGTCTGTGCCCCAATTGGTAAGGCAGTTCAAAGCAGTTTTTCATACCACACCACATCAATACCTTACGCGTATCAAGCTCGAACGGGCTGCTGAATTATTAAAGCATACAGATAAACCGGTACATGAAATCACCTGGTTATGCGGGTTTGAGAATGTCAGCGCATTTTGCCGGGCATTCAAATCAGCCTTTGGGATACAGCCGCTTAGCTTTAGAAAAAAAGGCGACCAGCTATAG
- a CDS encoding DoxX family protein: protein MSTKSTKAIYWAGVVLTSLWFGTSGVCELTRNALVWDITLQLGYPAHFIYILGVAKLAGVAVLLTPNRLLRLKEWVFAGVFFDISFAFFSKLAVLGFAATLDAIIAFAMVAVTYTMFRRLYTGTYATVGFQSDRRFSNQ, encoded by the coding sequence ATGAGCACAAAATCAACAAAAGCAATTTACTGGGCAGGGGTAGTATTAACCTCCTTATGGTTTGGCACAAGCGGCGTTTGTGAATTGACCAGGAATGCACTAGTATGGGACATCACACTACAATTGGGATATCCTGCGCACTTTATTTATATCCTCGGGGTGGCCAAACTGGCAGGGGTAGCAGTATTGTTAACACCCAACAGGTTACTTCGTTTAAAGGAATGGGTCTTCGCAGGGGTATTCTTCGACATCAGTTTTGCCTTCTTCTCCAAACTGGCGGTGCTTGGCTTTGCCGCTACGCTCGATGCTATAATTGCCTTTGCGATGGTAGCAGTAACCTATACGATGTTCCGGAGATTATATACTGGCACCTATGCCACTGTTGGTTTTCAAAGCGATCGTCGTTTCTCCAATCAATAA
- a CDS encoding alpha/beta fold hydrolase, which yields MKPINNTDRSRFLSAAAFTLATTFLGSTPSAEAQTSFDQIKQVKTGLLDIGYAEAGPADGEPVILLHGWPYDIYSYKEVSGLLAAKGYHVLVPYLRGYGTTKFLKASTPRNGQQAALAVDVIDFMDALKIKTAIIGGFDWGARTADIVAALWPERTKALVSVSGYLIGSQQANKAPLPPKAELSWWYQYYFATERGRLGYEANRRDFAKLIWQTASPEWHFNDAEFAQSAAAFDNPDHVAIVIDNYRWRLGLVKGEAKYEALEKKLATGPVITVPTVTLEGDANGAPHPAPAAYAAKFTGKYAHHTLTGGVGHNLPQEAPQAFADAIVEAAGYAK from the coding sequence ATGAAACCTATTAATAATACCGACCGCAGTCGCTTTTTGAGCGCTGCCGCCTTCACCCTCGCCACTACTTTTCTGGGTAGCACTCCATCTGCAGAAGCGCAGACATCCTTTGACCAGATCAAACAGGTGAAAACAGGATTACTCGACATTGGTTATGCAGAAGCCGGTCCGGCAGATGGTGAGCCTGTTATTCTATTGCATGGCTGGCCTTACGATATTTACAGTTACAAGGAAGTATCAGGTTTGCTGGCCGCCAAAGGATACCATGTGCTGGTTCCCTACTTGCGTGGCTATGGTACTACGAAGTTCCTCAAGGCCTCCACACCTCGCAACGGACAGCAAGCTGCATTAGCAGTGGATGTGATCGATTTCATGGATGCGCTGAAAATTAAAACAGCGATTATTGGCGGTTTTGATTGGGGTGCCCGTACAGCGGATATCGTGGCAGCTTTGTGGCCAGAACGTACAAAAGCGCTGGTGTCTGTGAGTGGTTACCTGATCGGCAGTCAGCAAGCCAACAAAGCCCCATTGCCGCCCAAAGCAGAATTGTCCTGGTGGTACCAGTATTATTTTGCCACCGAACGTGGTCGCCTGGGCTATGAAGCCAACCGCCGGGATTTCGCCAAACTGATCTGGCAAACAGCCTCACCGGAATGGCATTTCAACGACGCGGAGTTTGCACAGTCTGCTGCGGCTTTTGACAATCCGGATCACGTAGCCATTGTTATCGATAATTACCGCTGGCGCCTGGGCCTGGTAAAAGGGGAAGCTAAATATGAAGCGCTGGAAAAGAAGCTCGCTACAGGACCGGTTATTACGGTGCCAACTGTTACGCTCGAAGGAGATGCCAACGGCGCTCCGCATCCTGCACCCGCAGCTTACGCAGCCAAGTTCACCGGCAAGTACGCACACCACACTTTAACAGGAGGGGTTGGCCACAATCTGCCGCAGGAAGCGCCGCAGGCCTTCGCCGATGCCATTGTGGAAGCTGCTGGTTATGCCAAATAA
- a CDS encoding RNA polymerase sigma factor, with the protein MEQRELIPHLFRTEYRKIVSVLCKLFGIEHIEIAEDIVSDTFLVASELWGLKGLPENPAAWLYLVAKNKTKDYLKRHSLFAQHIAKEISYTATASEAIEIDLSVKNINDSQLAMMFVVCHPCNPAEARIGLALNLLCGFGIDEIAHAFLTNKTVIYKRLQRAKEKLRTEKIRIEQPTLSEIDDRLSTVLMVLYLLFNEGYYSSSQDITLREDICLEAMRLTYLLVENEQTNTPFVNALLSLMCFHASRFNARHNQQGEIILYQDQDTDLWNQELIAKGECFLNQASQGTRISKYHLEAGIAYWHTIKADTQEKWENILQLYNQLLLIEYSPIAALNRTFALAKANGKKEAIIEAEKIGLAGNHLYHSLLGELYTGIDNAKAISHFKMALELTKSTADKLLISNKILACKQ; encoded by the coding sequence ATGGAACAAAGAGAGCTTATTCCACATTTATTCAGAACAGAGTACAGGAAGATCGTTTCTGTACTCTGTAAATTATTTGGCATTGAACATATTGAAATTGCCGAAGACATTGTAAGCGACACCTTCCTGGTTGCTTCTGAATTATGGGGCTTAAAAGGATTACCCGAAAACCCGGCAGCCTGGCTTTACCTGGTAGCGAAAAATAAGACCAAAGACTATCTGAAGCGTCACTCCCTTTTTGCACAGCATATTGCAAAAGAAATAAGCTATACGGCAACAGCTTCCGAAGCAATAGAGATTGATCTGTCTGTCAAAAATATTAATGATAGCCAACTCGCCATGATGTTTGTTGTTTGCCATCCCTGTAATCCGGCAGAAGCGAGAATTGGATTGGCCCTGAACCTGCTTTGCGGATTTGGTATTGATGAAATTGCCCATGCTTTTTTGACAAACAAAACAGTTATTTACAAACGCCTGCAACGCGCCAAAGAAAAGCTGCGGACGGAAAAGATCAGGATAGAGCAGCCTACCTTATCCGAAATAGACGACCGGCTGTCTACCGTTTTGATGGTGTTGTACCTGCTGTTTAATGAAGGGTATTATTCTTCCAGCCAGGATATTACCCTGCGGGAGGATATTTGCCTGGAAGCCATGAGGCTGACCTACCTGCTGGTCGAAAACGAGCAAACCAATACCCCCTTTGTCAATGCCTTGCTGTCTTTGATGTGCTTTCATGCGTCGAGGTTCAACGCAAGACACAATCAACAGGGAGAAATAATCCTGTACCAGGATCAGGACACCGATCTGTGGAACCAGGAATTGATTGCCAAAGGAGAATGTTTCTTAAACCAGGCCTCGCAGGGCACCAGGATATCAAAATACCATTTGGAAGCTGGCATCGCTTACTGGCATACCATCAAAGCCGATACCCAGGAAAAATGGGAAAATATTTTACAGCTATATAATCAGCTGCTATTGATTGAATATTCCCCCATTGCCGCTTTAAACAGAACCTTTGCACTGGCCAAGGCAAACGGCAAAAAAGAGGCGATCATAGAAGCGGAAAAGATAGGCCTTGCCGGTAATCATTTATACCATTCCCTGTTGGGAGAGCTCTACACCGGCATTGACAACGCCAAAGCCATCTCCCATTTTAAAATGGCGCTGGAACTTACCAAATCAACAGCTGACAAATTGCTTATTTCCAACAAAATACTGGCCTGCAAGCAGTAA
- a CDS encoding YciI family protein, whose protein sequence is MKDFLLVYRTDYNTMPKPASPTEMQANTKRWMDWIGGIAAQNKLTDRGNRLVPDGKVLKADNVIADGPYTEIKECIIGYSIVKADSMEVATELAKGCPILAIGGNVEIREISPIVP, encoded by the coding sequence ATGAAAGATTTCTTATTGGTATACAGAACAGATTATAATACAATGCCTAAGCCCGCCTCTCCCACGGAAATGCAAGCCAATACAAAGCGGTGGATGGACTGGATAGGTGGTATTGCTGCCCAAAATAAATTGACCGACCGGGGCAACAGGCTGGTACCCGACGGCAAAGTACTGAAAGCCGACAATGTAATTGCCGACGGCCCTTACACAGAAATTAAAGAATGTATTATTGGGTACAGCATCGTGAAAGCCGATTCCATGGAGGTAGCAACAGAACTGGCTAAAGGTTGCCCCATTTTGGCCATTGGCGGAAATGTAGAGATCAGGGAGATCAGCCCCATTGTACCTTGA
- a CDS encoding sugar MFS transporter → MTNSTSNRNAMVMIGILFFVFGFVTWLNGTLIPFLKLVCQLETVTEAFFVTFAFYMAYFFLAIPSARILQSTGFKNGMALGLLIMAIGSLVFIPAAHNRSFALFLTGLFIQGTGLSLLQTASNPYISIIGPNESAAQRISIMGICNKGAGALSPLILGALILRDAGTLEKEITDTTGVAAKEVLLNELAGRVIMPYLVMAAILVVLAVLIKRSSLPEIDTAAMSDDAATTSGREQKTIFQFPHLWLGVLCLFLYVGVEVMAGDAIGIFGQSAGISLETTRYFTTFTLIAMLVGYVIGIFTIPRYISQQNALKLSAISGILFSIGIYLSSGYMAIVFIALLGLSNALMWPAIFPLAIKGLGRHTQMGSALLVMGIAGGAILPLLYGLLKDKWQLPNAAAFTLCTLPCYLYICYYAIKGHKARTRHL, encoded by the coding sequence ATGACAAATTCTACCAGCAACCGGAATGCCATGGTAATGATCGGCATCCTGTTTTTTGTATTTGGCTTTGTAACCTGGCTCAATGGTACGCTGATACCCTTCCTGAAGCTGGTTTGTCAGCTGGAAACGGTGACGGAGGCCTTTTTCGTCACTTTCGCATTCTACATGGCCTATTTCTTCCTCGCCATCCCTTCGGCAAGGATATTACAATCTACGGGGTTTAAAAACGGTATGGCGCTCGGTCTGCTCATCATGGCCATTGGATCATTGGTATTCATTCCGGCCGCACATAACAGGAGCTTTGCCTTATTCCTCACGGGGCTCTTTATACAGGGTACGGGCTTATCCCTGCTACAAACGGCTTCCAATCCATACATTAGTATTATTGGTCCCAACGAGAGTGCGGCACAGCGCATCAGCATCATGGGCATCTGCAACAAAGGCGCGGGAGCGCTCAGTCCCCTGATACTGGGCGCCCTGATCCTCAGGGATGCCGGTACTTTGGAAAAGGAGATCACGGATACGACCGGTGTTGCCGCCAAAGAGGTGCTCCTGAACGAGTTGGCGGGCCGGGTCATCATGCCTTACCTGGTAATGGCTGCCATACTGGTTGTATTGGCGGTGCTTATAAAACGAAGCAGCCTGCCGGAAATAGATACAGCAGCCATGAGTGATGATGCTGCTACGACCTCAGGCAGGGAACAGAAAACTATTTTCCAATTCCCCCATTTGTGGCTGGGTGTACTTTGTCTTTTCTTGTATGTAGGGGTGGAAGTAATGGCCGGCGACGCCATTGGGATATTTGGTCAAAGCGCCGGCATCAGCCTCGAAACCACCCGCTATTTTACGACCTTTACGCTCATCGCCATGCTGGTGGGTTATGTGATCGGCATCTTTACCATTCCGCGCTATATCAGCCAGCAAAATGCGCTCAAGCTCTCGGCCATCTCAGGTATACTGTTCAGCATTGGTATCTATTTGAGTAGTGGTTATATGGCCATCGTTTTTATCGCATTACTGGGCTTGTCCAACGCACTGATGTGGCCCGCCATTTTTCCGCTGGCGATCAAAGGACTGGGCAGGCATACGCAAATGGGTTCTGCCCTGCTGGTGATGGGCATTGCCGGTGGCGCCATCCTTCCGCTACTGTATGGACTACTGAAAGACAAATGGCAGCTTCCCAATGCAGCAGCCTTCACGCTCTGTACCTTGCCTTGCTACCTGTACATCTGCTATTATGCGATCAAGGGACATAAGGCCCGTACACGGCATCTCTGA
- a CDS encoding serine hydrolase domain-containing protein: protein MRKPILAILPVLLIASAFTWFPTPADHHIPPPIINAAVKSRIDATLKSFPDSGKIAGVSALIFEKGKEVYYNAFGYADREAKLPMDRNTIVRIFSMTKPVTGVALMTLYEKGAFQLDDPLSKYAPEFANMKVYKGVDASGNLILEPAKRPITIRDLTRHTAGFAGNDIPALAALVKKADVTNPANTLTEMATRLASLPLEFHPGDQWAYGISVDVQAYVVERISGKPFDQYLQETIFDPLKMVNTHYLVPEADRKRFAALYNRSDAGVLTRVPDEQANFFNTKEQALKPGGWGLTTTLDDYMKFIQMLVNKGAFGKTRILKPATVQLMATNQLSDTVSKRMWLPSKGRVGFGIDFAVRTQPPANAAENNGIVGEYFWDGAASTMFWIDPVNELTAVLFTQLVPFDKVKLHKSFRDAVYGPYVP, encoded by the coding sequence ATGCGTAAACCTATCCTTGCCATATTGCCTGTGCTCCTTATCGCCAGTGCATTTACCTGGTTTCCTACTCCTGCTGATCATCACATACCTCCTCCCATCATCAATGCAGCCGTAAAAAGCCGTATTGACGCCACCTTGAAAAGCTTTCCTGATTCAGGAAAGATAGCCGGTGTATCTGCGTTGATCTTTGAGAAGGGAAAAGAAGTATACTACAATGCTTTTGGTTATGCCGATCGGGAAGCAAAATTGCCCATGGATCGCAACACCATTGTACGCATCTTCTCCATGACCAAACCCGTAACCGGCGTAGCACTCATGACCTTGTATGAAAAAGGTGCTTTCCAACTCGATGATCCCCTTTCCAAATACGCGCCAGAGTTTGCGAATATGAAAGTGTACAAAGGAGTAGATGCCAGCGGCAACCTCATCCTGGAGCCGGCCAAACGCCCCATTACCATTCGTGATCTTACACGCCATACGGCCGGGTTTGCCGGTAATGATATCCCTGCATTAGCGGCCCTGGTAAAAAAGGCAGATGTTACAAACCCTGCCAATACATTGACTGAAATGGCCACAAGACTCGCCAGCCTGCCATTGGAATTTCATCCGGGCGACCAATGGGCTTATGGCATCAGCGTAGATGTGCAGGCTTATGTGGTAGAACGGATCTCAGGCAAACCTTTTGATCAATACCTGCAGGAAACCATTTTTGATCCGTTGAAAATGGTCAATACACATTACCTCGTACCGGAAGCAGACAGGAAGCGCTTTGCCGCCCTGTATAACCGCAGCGATGCAGGTGTATTGACCCGGGTGCCGGATGAACAAGCTAATTTCTTCAATACAAAAGAACAGGCATTAAAGCCTGGTGGATGGGGCCTCACGACTACCCTGGACGATTATATGAAGTTTATACAAATGCTGGTGAACAAAGGAGCATTTGGTAAAACGCGTATCTTAAAACCAGCAACAGTGCAATTAATGGCTACCAACCAATTGTCCGACACCGTTTCAAAACGCATGTGGCTGCCCAGCAAAGGCCGCGTAGGATTTGGTATTGATTTCGCGGTGCGTACCCAGCCCCCTGCCAATGCTGCCGAGAACAATGGCATCGTAGGCGAGTATTTCTGGGATGGCGCTGCCAGTACCATGTTTTGGATCGATCCTGTAAACGAGCTTACCGCTGTACTATTTACCCAATTGGTTCCTTTCGACAAAGTGAAGCTCCATAAAAGTTTCAGAGATGCCGTGTACGGGCCTTATGTCCCTTGA
- a CDS encoding SDR family NAD(P)-dependent oxidoreductase gives MSQNNYQGALQQPLQSGFTAASTTSDVTKGIDLSGKIAIVTGGNAGIGLETTKTLAAAGATVIVPARDIEKAKKNLQGIDNVELETLDLIDPASIDAFAQKFLASGRPLHMLINNAGIMWVPLRRDSRGIESQLATNYLAQFHLTARLWPALKKARGARVINVSSFGHQFAPFNFDDPNFLDREYETLQAYGQSKTASNLMAVELDHIGRPFQVRAYSLHPGSIHGTDLAREAPLELFQQLGYCDDAGNILPEVIANLKTIPQGAATTVWCATSPLLNNIGGVYCEDVNIATLSPAPTGHIDDAQTSSGVQLYSLDETNAKRLWKLSEQLTGVTFQAN, from the coding sequence ATGTCACAGAACAATTATCAGGGCGCGTTGCAACAACCGCTACAATCGGGATTTACTGCTGCCTCCACCACAAGCGATGTGACCAAAGGCATCGACCTAAGCGGAAAGATCGCCATCGTTACAGGCGGCAATGCAGGTATTGGTTTGGAAACTACCAAAACACTTGCAGCTGCAGGAGCCACTGTTATAGTGCCTGCAAGGGATATTGAAAAAGCAAAGAAAAATCTACAGGGTATTGACAATGTAGAGTTGGAAACATTAGACCTGATTGATCCTGCCTCCATTGATGCATTTGCACAAAAGTTTCTGGCATCGGGCAGGCCGCTTCATATGCTCATCAACAATGCGGGCATCATGTGGGTGCCCTTGCGCAGGGATAGCCGGGGTATTGAATCACAATTAGCCACCAATTACTTAGCGCAGTTTCACCTCACTGCCAGGTTATGGCCTGCTTTGAAAAAAGCAAGAGGCGCCAGGGTCATCAATGTATCTTCTTTCGGCCATCAGTTTGCCCCATTCAATTTCGATGATCCTAATTTTCTTGACCGGGAATACGAAACCTTACAAGCCTATGGTCAATCCAAAACGGCCAGCAATTTGATGGCTGTTGAATTAGACCATATAGGGAGGCCTTTTCAGGTTCGCGCTTATTCTCTCCATCCCGGATCGATCCACGGTACTGATCTGGCCAGGGAAGCACCGCTGGAATTGTTTCAGCAATTGGGTTACTGCGATGACGCCGGCAATATTTTACCCGAAGTAATAGCCAATCTCAAAACGATCCCCCAGGGTGCAGCTACCACTGTTTGGTGCGCCACCAGCCCGCTACTCAACAATATAGGAGGTGTGTATTGCGAAGATGTAAATATTGCAACATTGTCTCCTGCACCTACCGGCCATATTGATGATGCACAGACATCAAGCGGGGTACAACTTTATTCATTGGATGAAACAAATGCAAAGCGGCTCTGGAAGTTAAGTGAGCAATTGACAGGAGTAACCTTCCAGGCCAATTAA
- a CDS encoding helix-turn-helix domain-containing protein: MEYQAKYITEDIKLSCYEDKLFKSEIMFEQHMLVWFISGETKIVQAEGTYLFKKGDIFLIPRNQLATIINYPKDGQPHKTVVMHLSTQRLREFYANLGVMPKTPGAQKIRSFSNHPLLESCLASLIPYFEMKDLPANIASLKITEAISILRAIDKDIDEVLANFDEPGKIDLATYMEKNFMFNMPMEKFGYLTGRSLTTFKRDFKKAFNTTPQKWLTQKRLELAHYQFVEKHKKPLDVCYEVGFENLSHFSYAFKKQFGYAPTALLEGKARN; the protein is encoded by the coding sequence ATGGAATACCAGGCTAAATATATAACGGAGGATATTAAGCTGTCCTGCTATGAGGACAAACTCTTTAAGTCGGAGATCATGTTCGAGCAGCATATGCTGGTTTGGTTCATTTCCGGGGAAACAAAAATTGTACAGGCAGAAGGCACTTACCTGTTTAAAAAAGGAGATATCTTTTTAATTCCCCGGAACCAGCTGGCTACGATCATCAATTACCCCAAAGACGGACAGCCACATAAAACGGTGGTCATGCATTTGTCTACGCAACGGCTACGGGAATTTTATGCCAACCTGGGGGTGATGCCCAAAACGCCTGGCGCACAAAAGATACGCAGCTTCAGCAACCACCCCTTGTTGGAAAGCTGCCTGGCTTCACTGATCCCCTATTTTGAGATGAAAGACCTGCCGGCCAATATTGCGTCGCTGAAAATTACGGAAGCGATCAGTATTCTCAGGGCGATTGATAAAGATATAGATGAGGTGTTGGCCAACTTTGATGAACCGGGCAAGATCGACCTGGCCACGTATATGGAAAAGAACTTCATGTTCAATATGCCTATGGAGAAATTCGGTTACCTCACAGGAAGAAGCCTCACCACTTTCAAACGTGATTTCAAAAAAGCATTCAACACCACACCGCAAAAATGGCTTACGCAAAAGCGGCTTGAACTGGCGCATTACCAGTTTGTGGAGAAACATAAGAAACCCCTGGATGTTTGCTATGAAGTGGGATTTGAGAACCTCTCCCATTTTTCCTATGCTTTTAAAAAGCAGTTTGGCTATGCGCCAACGGCTTTGCTGGAAGGCAAGGCAAGAAACTGA
- a CDS encoding Gfo/Idh/MocA family protein yields MYSPSRRNALKKIVAGSGIILLSPGSLFSGPRKKDRLGIALVGLGYYSTDLLAPALQQTKNCYLAGIVTGTPAKAEAWKKKYNIPDKNIYNYQNFDSIANNPDIDVVYVVLPPSMHKEYVIRAANAGKHVWCEKPMAINEKECQEMIDACRKNKRSLAIGYRLQHEPNTKEWRSIIKQQSLGKVKAVNCAAGYRDNRTDHWKQKKEMGGGVLYDMGVYAIQGARLGTGMEPIAIVSATTSTTRPEIYKNGLDETTVAKLEFPGGVIADIKTSFGENINFIDITCEKGIIKVNPYSAYNGQKGSSPLGEINHPYQVPFQQATQMDEDAMAIMQGKPMIAPGEEGLRDIRIVEAIYKSAGSGQRVKL; encoded by the coding sequence ATGTATTCACCATCACGCAGAAACGCGCTCAAAAAAATAGTGGCCGGCAGCGGCATTATTCTCTTATCACCTGGCTCCTTATTCTCCGGCCCGCGGAAAAAAGACCGGCTTGGTATTGCACTTGTTGGCCTCGGCTATTATAGTACCGACCTGCTGGCGCCTGCTTTACAGCAAACCAAAAACTGTTACCTCGCCGGTATTGTTACAGGCACTCCTGCCAAAGCAGAAGCCTGGAAGAAGAAATACAATATTCCCGATAAGAATATCTACAACTATCAGAACTTCGATAGCATTGCCAATAACCCCGATATTGATGTGGTGTATGTAGTATTGCCGCCATCCATGCACAAGGAATATGTGATCAGGGCCGCCAACGCCGGCAAGCATGTTTGGTGCGAAAAGCCCATGGCCATCAATGAAAAAGAATGCCAGGAAATGATCGATGCCTGCCGTAAGAACAAACGGTCACTGGCCATCGGCTACCGTTTACAGCACGAACCCAATACAAAAGAATGGCGCAGTATCATTAAGCAACAATCCCTGGGCAAGGTGAAAGCTGTAAACTGTGCGGCCGGCTACCGCGATAACCGTACAGACCACTGGAAGCAGAAAAAAGAAATGGGCGGCGGTGTATTGTACGATATGGGTGTGTATGCCATCCAGGGAGCACGCCTGGGTACGGGCATGGAACCCATCGCCATTGTGTCGGCCACTACCTCTACCACCCGGCCGGAAATATACAAGAACGGCCTCGATGAAACTACCGTAGCCAAACTCGAGTTTCCCGGCGGAGTGATAGCAGATATCAAAACGAGCTTTGGTGAAAACATCAACTTCATCGATATCACCTGCGAAAAAGGGATTATTAAAGTGAATCCATATTCTGCCTATAACGGGCAAAAAGGCAGCAGCCCCCTGGGAGAGATCAATCATCCTTACCAGGTACCTTTTCAGCAGGCCACCCAAATGGATGAAGATGCAATGGCCATTATGCAGGGCAAACCCATGATAGCGCCCGGAGAAGAAGGCCTGCGTGATATCCGCATCGTAGAGGCTATCTACAAGTCTGCCGGCAGTGGACAACGCGTGAAGTTATAA
- the ytxJ gene encoding bacillithiol system redox-active protein YtxJ — MNNWNSVTEKEDFYTLLENSTERPQIIFKDSLTCGISAHAKHKLQSGFGLIEGKADFHYLDLLAFRPVSNLISQELQVTHQSPQIILLKDKQVVYTTSHHAIDPAVIARHLS; from the coding sequence ATGAATAATTGGAATAGCGTAACAGAAAAGGAAGACTTTTACACCCTTTTGGAAAATTCCACCGAGCGGCCACAGATTATCTTCAAAGACAGCCTCACCTGCGGTATTAGCGCCCATGCAAAGCATAAATTGCAGAGCGGTTTTGGCTTGATAGAAGGAAAGGCAGATTTTCATTACCTCGATTTATTGGCTTTCCGTCCTGTCTCCAACCTCATATCCCAGGAGCTGCAGGTTACTCACCAGTCGCCCCAGATCATCCTGCTGAAAGACAAACAGGTGGTTTATACTACCTCACACCATGCTATTGATCCGGCTGTAATAGCCCGGCATTTATCCTAG